The genomic region GCAAGGGCGGTGTTGAAGGACGCCGCCACCCGTGAGCAGGTGCATGTTATCCAGCAGCATCTACAGGCGCTTTCCAAGGATTTTGGCCGTTTTCAGGAGCGTATGGACAAGCTTGCCGTGCATATTGATTTGGCCAATCGTGATGTTAACGATGTGAATGTCTCGGCAAAAAAGATCAGCCGTCGCTTCCAAAAGATCGAAAAGGTGGAGTTGGAAGAGGAGCAGGGACCGGATCTGCCTGTTTTCAAGGCGTCACCGCCCGGCAACGGAACTGAATCGGAAGCGGGCTGATGTTATTAATCTGCCGTAGGTCCGATCAAGCTTGCGGACAGGGCGATCCGTTGTTGACGTAGCCCTCTATTGCTGTGAAACAGGTGTTTTCTCCCCCGCGTCATTCAGGCAGACGAACGTGACGCTGGTGGAGAAGACGGACGCCTCCGCTCCCGTCTCCAGATTGTCCGCGAAGACATCCACCTGATATTGGACGGAGGTGTTGCCACTCTCCGTTCTTCTGACATCGAAGCGGAGGATAGTGCCCAATTTGATACTCTTTTTAAAAGCCAGATTCTCCATGCTGATGGTGACGAATTTACAACCCGGATGCTCCAGACTGGCGGCAATCCAGGCGTACTCGTCCACCCACTTGAGGAGGTTGCCGCCAAACAGGTAGCCATAGTGGTTGAGGTGTTCAGGGAGAACGAGTTTATGGTTTTCCATGGCAGCGAAATATATCGTTACCGCTGCATGGTTTTGGGAATGATTCCTTGTGCCGGTGGAGTCGGGCTGTTCTGGTGCATTAGAATACGCCAGCCATTCCCCCCACGGCGGTAGATATTGGTGGCGTAAACCGGCTGAGTTTCCGGTGCACCGGGAATTTTGACAATCTCTTTGATCAGATGGATGGCAATATCATCTGTTTCGATCCAACTTAAATGCTTGATCTCCATATTAAGCACCATATCCCCACTCAACATGGGTTCCCAGACTTTGCGTATCGCCTCCAGCCCTCTTTGTGCGGGTGACATGGGCAGCAGACAGAGGACTTCATCAGATTCCTCCCAAACAGCCATCATGGCCTCCAGATCCATTTCATCGATGGCATCATAGTAGGCGTCTTCAGCGTCCTGGGGGGTTTCAAAACTATTGCTCATACTGATCCTCGTTATCCGGATGGTTGTGCATTTTCAGGCCATCATTTCGACAGGCCGATCCACGACGGATAGTTACATTCGACGCCAAAGCTTTCAAGGGCTATCCGGCCCGGTATTTCCCGGTATTTCTTTCCAGGTAATAAGTTGTCCATTTAAGGATTCGGCTCGTCTGCCGAAATACCTGAGGAATACAGTTGCATATTATTACCAAGTGGAGAGGAAAATGCGGCGTTTGAGCATTGCGGCAAAAATTGGCGGTGGCTTTCTGTCGGTCGGCTTGGTATTGGTCATCAGTGGATTTGTCGGATTTTGGGTGATCAACAGCCTCACCCAGTCACTTAGCCAGATCACAGGGCCGGTCTGGGATTCGATGGAGAGTGCCAACGCGGGTATGCGGGGCATCCAAAAGCAGCTGATCGCAGTTGACTTGGTCTTGCGTTCAACAGGCGAAAACCATGATGTTGAAATCACCGAGGCTGAGCAGTTTACCACGCAGGCGTTTCAGGGGATGAAGTCGAGTGGAAGGGTCGAACAGGCGAGTCTTGTGGAAGTGGATGCCAATCTGCAGAAGTTCTCTTCTGCACGTGAAGATCTACTCGACGCATATCGAAAATTCAAGGAAAGCGAGACGGAGCTATCTGAAAATTCCGCCACCTTCCAGAATTTCCTGGTTGCCGTGGAACGTCTATCGAGCCAGCGAATGCTGGAGAGGGATCTCAATACCAAGAGTGCGGAAGATATTGAAATGGCTGCGGAGGATGGATTTGGTAACGAAGTTGCTGTGCAGGAAGAGGAAGCCGGTGTCGACAATGACTCGTGGGCAATCATTAATGCCGCAGGGGAGGCGCGGCTTGCCATTCTTTCCCGCCTTGATCTCTACCGGCGGTTTATGGATGAGCCGGCTGACAAAAACATATCCGCAAACATGGACGTGCTCTACGAAGACCTCGCGTACGCAGTGGAAGTGATCAATGAGGGTGGGTCGATCGATAAACCGGTTACCGATGGTTTGTATGCAGGCAAATCGTATCACCAGGTGATTGAGGCTCTGTTGCTGCAGCATAAAGATACTCTCGTGACGGCGATGGATGGGTTTCTGAAAATGCACGTTGCCCACAAAACCTACGCAGGAATAGCGGAGACTTTGATGCACCAGGTGGAAAACCTGACTACGGACAATCGCGCCAGTGTGGATATTGAACTGGTTGAGCTTGATAGCCTCGTGATTGCGGGAGAGAGCACACTTTATCTATCACTGCTGATAGGGCTGGGCGTTGCGGGAGTGGTCTCTTGGTTGACAGTAAAAACCATTTCTGGGTCGGTGCGGGAGATACGGGAGCAGCTACACAATATCGCTGAGGGAGAAGGGGATCTGACTGTCAGCTTGCAGGTGAAGGGCAATGATGAGATTGCAGACCTCGCCCACGAATTTAATGCATTCAGGGAGAAGTTACGGGGCATGGTGTCTGGTCTCCAGACCTCGATTCAGCAACTTGTGGGCACTACCCGGAGTATTGCCAGTGTGGCTGACAGCACCGGAGATGAGATTCAGCAGCAGCAACGGGCAGTTCAGTCTGTGGCAACTGCTATCAACGAACTGGCGACAAGTTTTCAAGAGGTGACAGGCAATACATCACGGGCAGCCGTGCAGGCAGGTGACGCCGATAGAGAGTCTGCCCATGGACGAAGCGTGGTGCAGGAAACTGTTATGATCATAGAGAAGGTGGCCAGTGAGGTTGAACATGCTACTGGTGTGGTCAATAGCCTTGGGGAGAAGAGCGAGGCTATTGACAGTGTGCTCGATGTTATTCGGGGAATCTCCGAACAGACAAATCTTCTGGCCTTGAACGCGGCCATCGAAGCGGCTCGCGCGGGCGAACAGGGTCGTGGATTTGCAGTGGTGGCGGATGAGGTCCGTGGCCTGGCCGCACGTACCCACGATTCCATCAGTGAAATCCGGACCATGATCGATCAGCTCCAGGAAGGCACTGCAACTGCTATCTCGGTGATGGAGTGTGCCCGAACGCAAACGATGACCAGCGTGGAGCCGGTTAACCAGGCAGACGCCAGCCTGGATCAGATTGCCAGCAAGGTGGCCTCTATCTCCGAACTTAACCGCCAGATCGCGCACTCAGCAGAGTCACAGCACAACACCGTGATCGGTGTGGAACAGGATGTTATCAGTATCAATGAGGTTGCGTCACATACTTCGGAAATCGCGACTGACCTGACCCAGTCGACCCATGAACTCGCGCGTCTGGCAGATGATCTGCAGGCACACGTAAGGCAGTTCAAAGTCTGATCGATTCAGGATGTAGGTCTGATCAAGCGTAGCGGATCAGGCGTATATAAATCGATGGATGGCTTGAGGCTGCCGGTTCCGCTGCTACGCTTGAACCGGCCTGCATCCAAGCGGTCTTCAGGACAGGTACTACTTGGATTCCGCCAGCATTTTCCAGGTGTCTATTACGGTATCCGGGTTTAGCGAGATACTGCTGATATCCTGTTCCATCAGCCAGTGGGCCAGATCCGGGTAGTCGGAAGGTCCCTGGCCACAGATGCCGATATATTTGCCCTGCTTATGGCAAGCGGAGATTGCCATGCTGAGCATCTTCTTCACCGCCGGGTTACGTTCATCGAAGCTGTGGGCCACCAGTCCTGAATCCCTGTCCAATCCCAATGTCAGCTGGGTAAGGTCGTTGGAGCCGATGGAAAAACCGTCAAAATAGGCCAGAAAATCCTCTGCCAGTATGGCGTTCGAAGGCAGTTCGCACATCATGATGACACGCAGGCCATGCTCTCCCCGTTTGAGTCCATTAGCCTCCAGCAAGCGGATCACTTCAGCCGCCTCTTCCAACGTGCGCACGAATGGGATCATGATCTCGACGTTGTCGAAACCCATCTCTTCACGCACCCGTTTGAGTGCTTTGCACTCCAGTTCAAAGCAGGAGCGAAACTTTTTCGAGATATAACGGGAAGCGCCGCGAAAACCGAGCATTGGGTTCTCCTCTTTCGGCTCGTAGCGTTCACCGCCAATCAGATTGGCATATTCATTGGACTTGAAATCGGACATGCGCACGATGACAGGTTTCCCGGTAAAACCGGCGGCGAGGGTGGCGATGCCCTCCACCAGTTTTTCCACATAGAACTCCACCGGGCCGGGGTAACCGGCAATCTGTTTTTCAATTCGTTCTCGCAGTGCCTCCGGCAGCTGCTCATACTCCATCAGTGCATGGGGGTGGACACCGATAGTGGTGTTGATGATGAATTCGACTCTGGCAAGCCCGATGCCGGCGTTGGGGATGCGGCTAAAACCGAAAGCACGCCCCGGATTGCCCACATTCATCATAATCTTGGTGGAGAGCGGGGGCAGGGTGACCTTATCCCCCTGGGTCACGCTATATCTCAGCAGGCCTTCATAGATCAACCCGTCGTCCCCTTCAGCACAGGAGACGGTCACTGCCTCGCCATCTTTCAGTTTGGTGGTGGCATTTCCACAACCGACCACCGCAGGGATACCCAGTTCCCGGGCGATGATGGCGGCGTGACAGGTGCGTCCACCACGATTGGTGACGATGGCAGAAGCCCGTTTCATGACTGGTTCCCAGTCGGGATCCGTCATGTCTGTTACCAGCACATCGCCCTTTTCGACGCGGGCCATCTCCGAGACATCCGCAATGATTTTGACGGAGCCGGAGCCGACACGCTGCCCTATGGCGCGACCCTGTACCCGCACCACCCCACGTTCTTCCAAGTTAAAGCGCTCCACCTTGGCATGGTCGACGCGGCTCTCAACCGTCTCAGGTCTTGCCTGAAGGATATAAAGTTGACCATCTTCACCGTCCAGTCCCCACTCGATATCCATCGGGCGGCCATAGTGTTCTTCAATGGTCAGCGCCTGGCGCGCCAGTGCCTCGACCTGTTCATCGGTGAGTGAAAACCGGCGTTGCGCCTCGGTAGCCACATCCACCGTGACCACGTTTTCCTGATCCCCCTTACCGTAGATCATCTTCAGGGCCTTGCTGCCGAGGGTACGGCGCAAAACGGCCGGGCGTCGAGCTTTCAGGTTGGCTTTGTGAAGATAGAACTCATCAGGATTGACTGCGCCCTGTACGACGGTTTCGCCCAGGCCATAGGCACTGGTGATAAAGACCACGTCGTCGAAACCGGATTCGGTATCCAGGGTAAACATTACGCCGGCGGAGCCGATATCCGAGCGCACCATGCGCTGAATGCCGGCGGAAAGGGCGATCTCATCATGATCAAAACCCTGATGTACCCGATAGGCGATGGCACGGTCGTTATAGAGGGAAGCAAAAACACGCCTGATGGCGAGGAGTACCTCATCGATGCCGGTAACATTGAGATAGGTCTCCTGCTGTCCCGCAAAGGATGCATCCGGCAGATCCTCTGCGGTGGCGGATGAGCGTACTGCTACTGCAGGATCGCCATCGTTGTTGCGCGCCAGCTTCTGATAACCGGCGGTGACGGCGTTTTCGAGCACTGTCGGCAGGGGAGCATCCATGATTGCCTGGCGGATGGATTGTCCAGTCTTCGCCAGTGCCTCTACGTCATTGATGTCGAGGTTTGACAGTAGAGACTCAATACGTTCTTCAAGCCGATTGTGGCGGATGAACTCACGAAAGGCGTGGGCCGTGGTGGCAAAACCGCCGGGTACGCTGACGCCCATCTCCGAAAGAGTGCTGATCATCTCCCCCAGTGAGGCATTTTTTCCGCCTACTTGGTTGACCTGCTGCATGTTGAGATTTTCGAACCAGATGATTTGTTCGCTCACCGTTTGCTCTCCGTTATCGGCTTGATGGGATGATTCACACATGGTTATTCCCCTTCGGTCGGTTGTCCTTGTCTTCGCGTTGGCAACTGCTACCGCTGCAAAGGCAGCTCTTTCCACAGCCGGCCCCCTCTTCACGTGCCGGCCCCAACTCGGGGTGTGCCTTCGAAAAACGTCGGCTGACGGACTGCACCAGCAACCAACAGAGCAGCAGTGTGGGAATCAACACTATTGCAATAAGTACGTCCCGCAACATTTCTATTGCCCTCCAAGCCCTGCAAAGCCCATAAATGACAGGGAGAGCAGTCCGCCCAGCATCAGACTGACGGCCGCACCTTGAGTCACACTGGGCAGATTTGAAAGCTCAAGTTTTTCCCGCAGTCCTGCCATCAGCATAATGGCCAGGATAAAGCCGGTACCCGCCCCCAATGCGTAGACCAGAGACTGCAGGAAATCATACTCTTTGAAGGTTTGGAAAAGCGCCAGGCCGAGAATTGCGCAATTGGTGGTGATCAATGGGAGGAAGATACCCAAAGCGCGAAACAGGCCGGGGGAGAATTTTTTCAGTGTCATCTCGACCAGCTGGACGGCACTGGCAATCACTACGATGTAGGCGATCAAGCGCAGAAATTCGATATCCAAACCGACCAGCACGATATTGATTCCATAGGCGCAGACCGAACTCACCAGCATCACGAACATCGTCGCCAGCCCCATCGGCACAGCAGTGTTCAATTTTCCGGATACGCCCAGGAAAGGACAAAGGCCGAGAAACAGGGCGAGCACGAAGTTGTTGGCCAGCACGGCATTCAGAAAGATAAAGCTGAGGGATTCATAATTCATCTGACTTCCACCACTGCGTCAGATTCACTCTGCGCCTTTCGCTGTTTGAACCATTCAAACAATAGCAGCCATGCGCCGAGCACGATGAAACCTCCGGCAGGCAATACCATGACGACCCAGGGTTCGAACTGCGGCCCGAAGATGTCGAAACCAAAGAGCTTGCCGGCACCCAACACCTCTCTGACGACACCCAGGCAGAGCAGGGCAAAGGTAAAACCGGCTCCCATGCCCAGTGCATTGACGAATGCCTTAAGTGGTCTGTTCTTTGATGCGTAGGCTTCAGCGCGTCCCAGTATCATGCAATTCACCACGATCAGCTGGATGAAAGCGCCGAGTGCGTTGTAGAGATCCAGCGAGATGGCCTGGATGGAGTAGTCGACGATAGTGACGAAGGTGGCGATGATGACGATATAGGTGGCGATACGCACCTGTTTGGGTATCTGCCGGCGCAGCAACGAGATCAGAAGACCGGATGCCAGCAAAACAAAGGTGGTTGCAACCCCCATTGCCAGTGCATTGATGGCGGAGTTGGTGACGGCCAGTACCGGGCACATGCCCAGGAGCATGGCGAAAACCGGGTTCTCACGCCAGAGGCCTTCGGAGAAGGTATCCCAGGTGATTGTGTTGTTTTGTTTTCTTGCCATGTTTCAATCTCGGATTGAAAGGTCATCAGTCTGTAGGCCGGTTCAAGCGCAGCGGAACCGGCAACGCCAGTCTGAATGCCCGATCCGCTACGCTTGATCGGGCCTACATATTGCCGGTTTCACCTGTCACCTGTTCCACACTTCCCGCCTTGATGACTTCAAGATTCGGCACCAACATCGGCAACAACGCCTTTGCTGATTCGTTCAATGCCTTGCCGACCGCCTTGGATGAGATAGTGGCGCCGGAGATGGCGTCGATCTCCCACTGATTTTGTTTGCTGCCGTGTTTAACGGTAACTATCTCATTGGCCAACGTCTTTCCGTCTTCAGCGAGTGTAACGTCCAGTGCCTCGAAATTGGCCACGAATGCCGGGTCGGTAATGATCTTGTCACCCAGTCCCGGGGTCTCAGCCAGTTTCAGTACTTTGATGCCCCGAATGCATTGACAAACCGGGTCGTATCCGTAGAGCAGATGGATCAGGTTGGCATAACCCTGGGCCCTTGCATTGGCGGCGATACCGAGCAATTTTCCCTTGTCGTCGTAACCGGCGTAGAACAACGTGTCGCCAAGTTGCTTTTTTTCCGTAGCTGGAACGACGCCCTTTTCCGTCACCAGAAAATCCCTCCGCGTCACTGCGCCAGGGACTACCTGAAAGAGCGCCGCTTCTATGGCGCGGCGCTGATTCTCGTCGATATAGGGTTTAGTAAAATGGAAGGTAAGCACCACCAGTAAACCTGAGAGCATGGCGACGCTCACCAGGGTTCTTATCATCGGACCTGCCGGGGCAGCAGGTTGCTGCATCTGCTCTTCCACGACACTCACTTACTTGCCCTCTGCCCGAAGACACGGGGTTGTGTAATCTGTTCGATAAGCGGTGTGGCCGCATTGCCCAGGAGGATAGCGTACATCACCCCTTCGGTGAGCCCGCCATAGACACGGATGACAACAGTCAGAGATCCGATCAACAGACCATAGATGAGAATGCCGAGTGGGGTGACCGGTGAACCCACCATGTCGGACGCCATGAACCAGGCGCCCAGCATCAGACCGCCGGAGAACAGCATGAATATCGCATCGGGTGCTTTTTCAGGATCGATAAGAGACAGCAGGACAGATGTGAGAACGACGCCGCCCATTACAGTGAGCGGAATTCTCCAGTCGAGCATTCGCCGAAAGGCAAGGTAGAGGCCACAGACCAATATCAACAGTGCGGAGGTTTCTCCGGCAGAGCCCGTTGTCATACCGGTCAACAGATCGATGGTATCGGTCTGAATGCCTTCGAATTTATACAGGGCAAGGGGAGTGGCGCCAGAGAAGGCGTCGACCTGCAACAACTCTACCCAGCTATCCACACTGGGTGGGCGAAGGAAGGGCAGCGCCAGTGTAGAGGGGGCGAACTGGCTGAAGCGGCCGTCGAAGAAAGCAGGGGTCCAGGTTGTGATGGCCACGGGAAAAGCGGCCTGTACAAAGGCACGTCCCACCAGGGCGGGGTTGAGCACGTTCATGCCAAGTCCGCCAAAGAGCGCCTTGCCCAGCGCAATGCCGGCAATGCCTGCAACGGCTCCCATCCACAACGGAAAGGCGGGTGGCAGCGTCAGGGCCAGCAGAATGCCGGTGATAGTCGCCGACCAGTCTCCAAGGCTGTTGTAACCACTGCCCATCCAGTTGAAAAAACGTTCTGTGAGCAAGCAGCTGAGGGTGACCGTGATCAGCAGTGCGAGGGCGCTCAGGCCAAACTGCCAGACAGCGAAACCGGCAATCGGCAGCAGGGCATAGACCACGTTGCGCATGATCTTCACCACATCACCTGCAGCGTGGGTATGAGGTGTGGTGCGAAGCTCTATTTGTGATTTGCTGTTTTTCAAGCCGCCTGCTCTCGGTTGATCGCTTTGGCGATGCGGAAATACTGCACCAGTGGTATATTCGAGGGGCAGACATAGGAACAGCTACCGCATTCGAAGCAGTCGTTCAGGTGGAATTCCTCTGCCATGGTTTCGTATTTGCGTTTTGCAGCGAGCTGGCCCAGATGTGAGGGGTTGAGGTGCATCGGGCAGGCGTCGACACAGCGGGCGCACTTGATGCAAGGCCAGATCCGCAGCGTCTCGGATTCGATGTCCGGTTCGTTGAGCACCAGCAGCCCGGAAGTGCCCTTGGTGACAGGCGTATCCAGCGCAGAGACTGCGGGACCCATCATCGGTCCACCGAGAATGAATTCGGTTTGTGATCCTTCATAACCCACCTGATCCAAAACAAATCCGATAGGTGTGCCCAGGGGCACGAGATAGTTGCCGGGATGTTTAACTCCGGGACCGGCAACGGTGATGACACGTTCGATCAGACCCTCCCCTTTGGGTAGTAACTGGCCCAGAGCAGCCAGGGTGCCGACATTATTCACCACGACACCGATTTCAGCCGGTATACCGCCGGCAGGTACCTCGCGGCCCAGTAGCGATTTGATCAGCATCTTTTCCGAGCCTTGGGGATATTTGGTTTCCACAGCCTCGACACTGATACTGCCGTCTCTGGGCAGGTTGGCGCGCAACGTTTCCACTGCGTCC from Gammaproteobacteria bacterium (ex Lamellibrachia satsuma) harbors:
- a CDS encoding RnfABCDGE type electron transport complex subunit D, coding for MRNVVYALLPIAGFAVWQFGLSALALLITVTLSCLLTERFFNWMGSGYNSLGDWSATITGILLALTLPPAFPLWMGAVAGIAGIALGKALFGGLGMNVLNPALVGRAFVQAAFPVAITTWTPAFFDGRFSQFAPSTLALPFLRPPSVDSWVELLQVDAFSGATPLALYKFEGIQTDTIDLLTGMTTGSAGETSALLILVCGLYLAFRRMLDWRIPLTVMGGVVLTSVLLSLIDPEKAPDAIFMLFSGGLMLGAWFMASDMVGSPVTPLGILIYGLLIGSLTVVIRVYGGLTEGVMYAILLGNAATPLIEQITQPRVFGQRASK
- a CDS encoding electron transport complex subunit E, producing MARKQNNTITWDTFSEGLWRENPVFAMLLGMCPVLAVTNSAINALAMGVATTFVLLASGLLISLLRRQIPKQVRIATYIVIIATFVTIVDYSIQAISLDLYNALGAFIQLIVVNCMILGRAEAYASKNRPLKAFVNALGMGAGFTFALLCLGVVREVLGAGKLFGFDIFGPQFEPWVVMVLPAGGFIVLGAWLLLFEWFKQRKAQSESDAVVEVR
- a CDS encoding acyl-CoA thioesterase, encoding MENHKLVLPEHLNHYGYLFGGNLLKWVDEYAWIAASLEHPGCKFVTISMENLAFKKSIKLGTILRFDVRRTESGNTSVQYQVDVFADNLETGAEASVFSTSVTFVCLNDAGEKTPVSQQ
- the rsxC gene encoding electron transport complex subunit RsxC; protein product: MSLFNLFGRPSFNHGIHPPSNKTVTGKTPIRRLPFPGMLVIPLNQHIGKPAIPIIKKGEEVVRGQPIAKADGFVSVPIHAPATGRIKGIELMPTAQGRNAPSILLEVYEGATQEVLWGEEQTIGDMSDEALRQAIQNSGMVGLGGAAFPSHVKLTIPEDKSVDTLVVNGCECEPYLSCDHRMMLEHPRALMRGIRYAMRATGTKQAVIGIEDNKMDAVETLRANLPRDGSISVEAVETKYPQGSEKMLIKSLLGREVPAGGIPAEIGVVVNNVGTLAALGQLLPKGEGLIERVITVAGPGVKHPGNYLVPLGTPIGFVLDQVGYEGSQTEFILGGPMMGPAVSALDTPVTKGTSGLLVLNEPDIESETLRIWPCIKCARCVDACPMHLNPSHLGQLAAKRKYETMAEEFHLNDCFECGSCSYVCPSNIPLVQYFRIAKAINREQAA
- a CDS encoding SnoaL-like domain-containing protein, with product MSNSFETPQDAEDAYYDAIDEMDLEAMMAVWEESDEVLCLLPMSPAQRGLEAIRKVWEPMLSGDMVLNMEIKHLSWIETDDIAIHLIKEIVKIPGAPETQPVYATNIYRRGGNGWRILMHQNSPTPPAQGIIPKTMQR
- a CDS encoding RnfABCDGE type electron transport complex subunit A; the protein is MNYESLSFIFLNAVLANNFVLALFLGLCPFLGVSGKLNTAVPMGLATMFVMLVSSVCAYGINIVLVGLDIEFLRLIAYIVVIASAVQLVEMTLKKFSPGLFRALGIFLPLITTNCAILGLALFQTFKEYDFLQSLVYALGAGTGFILAIMLMAGLREKLELSNLPSVTQGAAVSLMLGGLLSLSFMGFAGLGGQ
- a CDS encoding methyl-accepting chemotaxis protein, with amino-acid sequence MRRLSIAAKIGGGFLSVGLVLVISGFVGFWVINSLTQSLSQITGPVWDSMESANAGMRGIQKQLIAVDLVLRSTGENHDVEITEAEQFTTQAFQGMKSSGRVEQASLVEVDANLQKFSSAREDLLDAYRKFKESETELSENSATFQNFLVAVERLSSQRMLERDLNTKSAEDIEMAAEDGFGNEVAVQEEEAGVDNDSWAIINAAGEARLAILSRLDLYRRFMDEPADKNISANMDVLYEDLAYAVEVINEGGSIDKPVTDGLYAGKSYHQVIEALLLQHKDTLVTAMDGFLKMHVAHKTYAGIAETLMHQVENLTTDNRASVDIELVELDSLVIAGESTLYLSLLIGLGVAGVVSWLTVKTISGSVREIREQLHNIAEGEGDLTVSLQVKGNDEIADLAHEFNAFREKLRGMVSGLQTSIQQLVGTTRSIASVADSTGDEIQQQQRAVQSVATAINELATSFQEVTGNTSRAAVQAGDADRESAHGRSVVQETVMIIEKVASEVEHATGVVNSLGEKSEAIDSVLDVIRGISEQTNLLALNAAIEAARAGEQGRGFAVVADEVRGLAARTHDSISEIRTMIDQLQEGTATAISVMECARTQTMTSVEPVNQADASLDQIASKVASISELNRQIAHSAESQHNTVIGVEQDVISINEVASHTSEIATDLTQSTHELARLADDLQAHVRQFKV
- the ppsA gene encoding phosphoenolpyruvate synthase, coding for MCESSHQADNGEQTVSEQIIWFENLNMQQVNQVGGKNASLGEMISTLSEMGVSVPGGFATTAHAFREFIRHNRLEERIESLLSNLDINDVEALAKTGQSIRQAIMDAPLPTVLENAVTAGYQKLARNNDGDPAVAVRSSATAEDLPDASFAGQQETYLNVTGIDEVLLAIRRVFASLYNDRAIAYRVHQGFDHDEIALSAGIQRMVRSDIGSAGVMFTLDTESGFDDVVFITSAYGLGETVVQGAVNPDEFYLHKANLKARRPAVLRRTLGSKALKMIYGKGDQENVVTVDVATEAQRRFSLTDEQVEALARQALTIEEHYGRPMDIEWGLDGEDGQLYILQARPETVESRVDHAKVERFNLEERGVVRVQGRAIGQRVGSGSVKIIADVSEMARVEKGDVLVTDMTDPDWEPVMKRASAIVTNRGGRTCHAAIIARELGIPAVVGCGNATTKLKDGEAVTVSCAEGDDGLIYEGLLRYSVTQGDKVTLPPLSTKIMMNVGNPGRAFGFSRIPNAGIGLARVEFIINTTIGVHPHALMEYEQLPEALRERIEKQIAGYPGPVEFYVEKLVEGIATLAAGFTGKPVIVRMSDFKSNEYANLIGGERYEPKEENPMLGFRGASRYISKKFRSCFELECKALKRVREEMGFDNVEIMIPFVRTLEEAAEVIRLLEANGLKRGEHGLRVIMMCELPSNAILAEDFLAYFDGFSIGSNDLTQLTLGLDRDSGLVAHSFDERNPAVKKMLSMAISACHKQGKYIGICGQGPSDYPDLAHWLMEQDISSISLNPDTVIDTWKMLAESK
- a CDS encoding FMN-binding protein translates to MSVVEEQMQQPAAPAGPMIRTLVSVAMLSGLLVVLTFHFTKPYIDENQRRAIEAALFQVVPGAVTRRDFLVTEKGVVPATEKKQLGDTLFYAGYDDKGKLLGIAANARAQGYANLIHLLYGYDPVCQCIRGIKVLKLAETPGLGDKIITDPAFVANFEALDVTLAEDGKTLANEIVTVKHGSKQNQWEIDAISGATISSKAVGKALNESAKALLPMLVPNLEVIKAGSVEQVTGETGNM
- a CDS encoding chemotaxis protein, producing MLRDVLIAIVLIPTLLLCWLLVQSVSRRFSKAHPELGPAREEGAGCGKSCLCSGSSCQREDKDNRPKGNNHV